From a single Oceanobacillus kimchii X50 genomic region:
- a CDS encoding (S)-benzoin forming benzil reductase, which produces MKTAIVTGVSKGFGESIAKLYLESGVMVIGVSRTDNKALYSIAENNNTEFHHVACDLSDISEYDSTFNKMDEILFQDDVDTIYLVNNAGIVDPIEQAKNIKNVALQKHLQVNSFAPMAFTNYYLKKAEEHEVTLITAIVTSGAAQKPKFGWSAYCSSKASMNMYTETVALEQDEEQTGHKIIAFSPGVMDTNMQETIRSSSKEAFKDVEDFKGLKDNNLLKDTDLIAGVLIDIMTDEKIKNGKIYDVKDYI; this is translated from the coding sequence ATGAAAACAGCAATAGTTACAGGAGTTTCAAAAGGATTTGGAGAATCAATTGCGAAGCTGTATTTAGAATCAGGTGTAATGGTTATTGGTGTATCTCGAACAGATAACAAGGCCTTATATTCAATAGCTGAAAATAATAATACAGAATTTCATCACGTAGCTTGTGATTTATCGGATATAAGTGAATATGATTCAACCTTTAACAAGATGGATGAAATTCTTTTTCAAGATGATGTAGACACGATATATTTAGTGAATAATGCAGGTATTGTTGATCCAATAGAACAAGCGAAAAACATTAAAAATGTTGCATTACAAAAGCATTTACAGGTGAATTCATTCGCTCCAATGGCCTTCACAAATTATTATTTAAAAAAAGCTGAGGAGCATGAAGTAACGCTAATTACTGCAATCGTAACTTCTGGAGCGGCACAAAAGCCCAAATTTGGATGGAGTGCTTACTGTTCTTCTAAGGCAAGTATGAACATGTATACAGAAACGGTCGCTCTAGAACAAGATGAAGAGCAGACTGGGCATAAAATTATTGCTTTTAGTCCTGGAGTAATGGATACGAATATGCAAGAAACAATACGTTCTAGCTCAAAAGAGGCTTTTAAAGATGTGGAAGATTTCAAAGGATTAAAGGATAATAATTTATTGAAGGACACAGATTTAATTGCAGGTGTGCTCATCGATATTATGACAGATGAGAAAATAAAAAATGGAAAAATCTATGATGTAAAAGATTACATCTAA
- a CDS encoding YjcZ family sporulation protein, which yields MGKEHGENFGSAGFALLVVLFILLVIIGTAYSNGGNGGGYCGGGYGW from the coding sequence ATGGGTAAAGAACATGGTGAAAACTTTGGCTCCGCTGGCTTTGCTTTGCTAGTAGTGCTATTTATCTTACTTGTCATCATAGGAACTGCGTACTCTAATGGAGGCAATGGCGGTGGCTATTGTGGTGGCGGCTACGGCTGGTAG